Genomic DNA from Dioscorea cayenensis subsp. rotundata cultivar TDr96_F1 chromosome 1, TDr96_F1_v2_PseudoChromosome.rev07_lg8_w22 25.fasta, whole genome shotgun sequence:
GTTGAGAAACCCATTAATGTTATATCCACCAAAATTAAAGGGAGTTCATGGTGAGCTTTGAGGTAGAAAACATTTCCTCACGACTCTCCCAATTAGCTTAACCCTACCTTTAAATTCCATTGAGTTTAGTGCAATCGTAGGAGCCTTAGTCGACAAGAGAAATCACCACTGAGGCTTGTATAGAATTAAAATCTAATAGGTTTGAGAAAGTGATTGGCCTAATTTTGGGAATTTGGGTTATTGCACAATTGGGACCCCTAAAGCGCCAAGTGGTTATATAGAGCTTTAGTGACAAGAGTGATCACCATTGAGGCTTTGTAGGGGACTAATTGTCAATTGTCTTGAGAAAGGGATTGGCATGTTTTAGGATACCCATGGCTCAAACCTCTCATTTAGAAACCAttagtcaaatcttgtgtttcaaGTCATAGTTCTAAGGGATACATTACTCAAATAGCTCCTTCCTGTGATTAATTAACCCCTTTCTAATTTCTCCATCATTGTTCTTTAGTATTCTGGTCTAAATTCTTAATTAGGGATAGCCTTTCTCATTAGTGTAAGGGTAGATAATAGAGAAgtagttagtactagtactttCATTCCTCATGGGATATGACAAACCTCTCATTACTATATTACTTGACAACCTATGCACTTGTAGTCCACCACCACCAGTTTGATGGGTGGCTATCAAGTTCCTTAAGCATATCTTCTTTGATACATCAAAACATAGTCAACAAAGTCTCTTCAATACTAATAGATTGACTCTTCTTACACTCGTAAAAGAATGATCAATCTGGCTTTGAGAGATCTTCTACCATTTAAGTGGATGACCTTTGAGTGATTCCTACGAATTATGTTGATCAATCTTGTTAGGTCCTTAACTATGCATGATCTATTTGGTTCTTAAGAAGTTCTTTTAGGTCTTAAGTGGAACATAGGCAATGAGAACTTGTGAGCCGTTGCAGTCTATCCCTTTTAGCCTAGTAAAGTAAGACTAGGATGATTTAACTCCATAGAATTCCCTTTAACCTATGACCAAGGCTCTActaggccaaaaaaaaaaaaaatctgttgTTCCATCTTCCCACTTTTGCAAGCAAAGGCGACTTATCCCCTAAGTGCTTCCTCTAAAGGGTTAAGATGACATTTGGAGATATGATTTCAAGATTATATTGGCAAAATTCTTTGGTGAGTCTTTTTTATCTAGTTGACAATGTTTTTCCATAGCTTTCCAACTGACTTAGTATTTCCACCTGGATCAATTCAATCTCCCCCGTTAGATGGCCAGATGAGTTTTGCTAGCTTTGGGGGAGTTGCTCATTTCCTTTCGATGGCTAAGAGAGCTTCACCCCCATCAAAGCATTAGATTAGCAGGTGAGTTTCTTCATTTCTGGAGGTTTAATCTCCCCCATTGAATAAATGGGTACCTAGATTTGGTTTATAATCTCCCCATTAGATAAATGGGTGGCCAAATTTGGTTTATTGAGTTTCGTAGCAGTGCACGGCCATGGGTATGATCATACCACACGTTTAggtatttttttcctccatatcatatatatttgtatgttcCTGACCTGTTTGTTCGGCCTTCACACAAGCAAAAATTATGTGATAAAGTATCAATACTCCACAAACTTCAATCTACAACTGCTAAATTTGGCACTATCTAATCAGTCAATAAAGGCCACCAAAAATTATGGTTATCATTCTATATGTAATAATCAAACATAAGGTATTCCCTGAATCTAGGAGATTAGTAGCCCATATTCTATTGCCTTGCCTGGAAATTAAAGTCATTAAGGTTAAGCTTCAGTATCTCCATTAATTAACATGAAGCAAtcatacaatcaaagaaatcaaacaagttaatcaTTGTGAACCTTGATCACATTGACGTAATTTGAGGACCAACACAaacattttttccttttacttaaAGGgccaaataatcaattttatGAGTCAGCAAACTTACAATTTTAAGAGTACTCTGCTATTGAAGAAGATCCACCACTAAAGCAATAGTTtctttaaatgtttaattatctATAGCTAAATAAGTGATGAGACTACTTGAAAGAGCACTACAGTAATGATTTGCATGACTAATTTTAACAACATAATTATAAAGTAAGCCAAGTCACAAAAGATGATGACACTTTAACCCGTTGATAAGACATTAAATGGTTTGATTCTatctattatataattttggcCAGATTGGTCACAAGCTACTAACCTCCATAACTTTTTTCTCGTAGTCTCTTAACTGTTGAGCATATGTCATTTCTTTGTTTGACACTCTAAATATATATGTAGAGATCCATCCAATCGTGAGTCCCAAGACCAAAACCAGCTGAACAACATTTCCTGCTTGCAATGGATCAACCCCGACAAACTaaaaaggacaagaaaaaggaaaggtaCATAAAAAGAGAGATACTACAATCATAACAGACTTTAGcacaaaaaatacaatattaatgaaaaactaCCTCTAATCCACTTTTCAAGCCAATTCCTAGAGCTGTCACTCCAAGACCAATTAGCAATACATCTTTTCTGGTGTATCCAAATTGTGCCTATGGAAATAAACACTagttatgaatttttattttacagcaTTGACAAAACAGTTTGAAAAACAAGTGAACTGAGAGAGACAAAGTTTCTATTTCTATCCTTAATTAGCATGAATATTGAACTTTTAGGCTCACAAGAATTTTCAGAATACGAAAATGTGTTTGTCGAATTCTTCATTCTTTATTAGAGATAATGTTGTCATTGAGTCCTGGACAAATGTGCATATCACAAGaagattattaaaaatattatcaaagaaTTAACTAGAAAACTTTCATGGTTAATTATTGGAGATTTGCAGAGtcatcttttcaaaatgtcaatGAAGGTAGAGAAACAATAATATACTCCTGACTAATTTATGGCAAAGAATTCATCTAAAACACACTCCCTAAAAACTTTCCCTTATTCTCTGAATTGAGTTCAATGCTATTAAGTGAACTTTTAATGAGTTCATTTTCGAATTAACATATCATGTGTGTTGTACCCTTAAAGGAAAAAATTTTCCATTATCACTACATGAAAGCAAGAATACACAGTCAATGCTTCAAGTTTTGCTAAAAGGATTGTCTGCTTGGCCATGGCAGGTTACAATATAGTTATAGCCATTGACGCAACTCTAGACTTTGGAGCACTGACAATTTCTTGACGTTGCCAACTAGAAGATTGGCCAGTTCCCTTTGATACAAGgctaataaatataaatgccACCATAGTCCtccataaaaacatataaacatataaagagAGGATGTTCTAATAAAGAAAATGTCAAACTAATTTGAACAAATGCAGACGATTTTGGAACTTAAATCAAGAGGAATACAAAAAATTTGACAaaaacatgcacaaatatttgAAGTAGTTCTCATGAGGAAAACGTTAGTAGCTATACCTTGTCTTGATTTGACGTAGCATTAGAGTCCTCTGGACTGCTACctgatgatgatgaactagtGCATTGAAGACATTTATTAAGCCTGTTTCTTGTGCTTACTCTTGAACTATAGGGGACTTTTCTAGAGATATGATAAATTGTGCTGGAACGTACAATTTGAAACATGGTAATACCTATAAATGATGTTTACATCAAGGCAAACACATCATTAAGAagattcattttcatttcagcccataaaattttccaatatatgcaattaattttttaagatgTTAGTGTCACATATAGAATCTATAATAGCTTCTCTTCGTGCAATTAATCAAATCTTGATCATAGGGATGATTATCAATATATGGAGCAAAACtagcttttaataaaaattgttcaATATCACAAACCCAACATTTGATTGACATCAAAAGCAACTTATTAATCCCAGggatagttaaaaaaaaattatctaattcTGTACCACTTAGCAAAAGtagaataaataagaaagaattGTTTTTTACATGTGATGGCCGAAACCCTAAATTCTTAACACAAACATATCATTgcaaaatttcttcacaaatcaGTAGTAGAAACAATTGATCGACGGAACTCCTAAAAGCAGTgagaatttttacaaaaaga
This window encodes:
- the LOC120265217 gene encoding uncharacterized protein LOC120265217, with product MATRDSIGGLCSLPHSFIDISERPFLDGRPLRLPFLPISSRGITMFQIVRSSTIYHISRKVPYSSRVSTRNRLNKCLQCTSSSSSGSSPEDSNATSNQDKAQFGYTRKDVLLIGLGVTALGIGLKSGLEFVGVDPLQAGNVVQLVLVLGLTIGWISTYIFRVSNKEMTYAQQLRDYEKKVMEKRLEGLTEAELEALLEQVEEEKRRLTNNEQL